In Hymenobacter volaticus, the genomic window ATAAGCTCTCTAACCTAGTACTACGCATGTTTGGCGTAGGCTCAGTGCATGAGTCCGAAGTACACACCACTGAAGAGCTACGTATTCTGCTCGACCAGAGCAAGCAAAGCGGCGAAATTCAGGAGTCAGAGCACGAACTATTGGAAAACGTGTTCGAGTTCAATGACCGGATGGTGAAGCAGATCATGGTGCCCCGCACCAAGCTCTCGGCCATCGACGTGCATACTCCACAAGATGGCATCCTGGAAACGGTCTACAATGAAGGCTTCTCCCGGATTCCAGTTTACGAAGGCAATATTGATAATATCGTGGGTATACTTTACGTGAAAGATTTGCTGCAAATCATTCGTCGTAACGAGCCCATTGTGTTGGCCAAGATTATGCGCCCACCTTACTTCGTGCCGGAAACCAAGAAAATTAACCGTTTGCTGCGCCAGTTTCAGCGTAAGCACACTCACATGGCTATCGTGAGCGACGAGTTTGGCGGGGTGTCCGGTATCGTCACCATCGAGGATATTATGGAAGAACTGGTAGGTGAAATCCAGGACGAATACGATAACGAGGTTCCCGTGGTAGAGAAGGTTTCAGAAACCGAATACCGCGTCAACACCTCCACAGCCATTCCCGATGCCAACGAGTATCTCCCCTACCCTCTTCCCGAAGGCGACGACTACGAAACGGTTGGTGGTCTGCTCAACGTCATCTACGGCAATATCCCCGAAGTTGGGGATGTAGCTGTTCTTGACAACTATGAATTTCGGGTATTGAAACGTTCTGGCCGCTCTGTGGAATTGGTGCAACTCCGGGTAACGACTTCTGCTGAGCGCGAGGAAGAAGCCAATGAGGCTCTAAATCTTTAAGTTTGCCTCCCGAATTCTCAGACTAAAAAGGCCCTGCATAGTATGCAGGGCCTTTTTAGTCTGATTGTTGCTACTTCAACCAACTAGCGTACAGCACATAGTTATCGGCGGTACGCTTCAGATTTGCACGTTGCTCATCGGTTACGGGCTTGATGCGGCGAGCCGGAATACCAGCATAGAGATAGCCAGGCTCACATTGCGTATTCTCTAGTACCACTGCTCCCGCCGCAATAATGCAGCCCGTACCTACTACCGCATGGTCCATCACGATGGCGCCCATCCCGATCAGCACATCATCCTCGATGGTGCAGCCGTGCGCTATGGCCTTGTGACCAATACTAACCCGGGAACCAATGGTGAGAGGTGCCTTCTGATAGGTGCAATGCAGCACAGCTCCATCCTGAATGTTCGTCTGGTCGCCGATACGAATGCGGTGCACGTCGCCCCGAATAACAGCGTTGAACCACACCGTACAGTCCTGACCAAGCACTACGTCGCCAATGATGGTGGCATTGTCGGCAACATAACAGTTGGCGCCGAGCTGGGGCAGGATGCCATGAACGGGAAGAATGAGAGTAGGCATAATGCTGTAAAATTTTGAAATAGTGAATCTGGTATGAGAGCCGGCGGCTGGTGCAAGTAAGACAGTAAACGCATTACCTCATTTGCCTGGCTACGCTTTAGCCATAAGCTGCCCCTACTGGCAACAGCATATTCATCGTGAAATGGTTGACATACTCACGCACGTAGCGGGCTACGAACTAGTTGAACTGCCGGAGGCTCAAGCAGCCTGTTGCGCGTGTATGCAGAATTCTCTATTTTATGTGTTACTTACTGGTCACCTGCCGCTAACACCAATAAAGCCTTTCTCTATTTCATGGCACAGCC contains:
- a CDS encoding hemolysin family protein, whose product is MALNIFLTVLLVLLNGFFVAAEFAFVKVRPSQIDIKAQGGNRLAKLVQSMLHDLNYYLSATQLGITVASLALGWVGESVVAEVVLAIIDQLGVTLSPATVHKIAIATSFTLITIMHIVLGEQAPKVLAIQKPENTSIAIAAPLWAFAKITLPLIWLLDKLSNLVLRMFGVGSVHESEVHTTEELRILLDQSKQSGEIQESEHELLENVFEFNDRMVKQIMVPRTKLSAIDVHTPQDGILETVYNEGFSRIPVYEGNIDNIVGILYVKDLLQIIRRNEPIVLAKIMRPPYFVPETKKINRLLRQFQRKHTHMAIVSDEFGGVSGIVTIEDIMEELVGEIQDEYDNEVPVVEKVSETEYRVNTSTAIPDANEYLPYPLPEGDDYETVGGLLNVIYGNIPEVGDVAVLDNYEFRVLKRSGRSVELVQLRVTTSAEREEEANEALNL
- a CDS encoding gamma carbonic anhydrase family protein, which produces MPTLILPVHGILPQLGANCYVADNATIIGDVVLGQDCTVWFNAVIRGDVHRIRIGDQTNIQDGAVLHCTYQKAPLTIGSRVSIGHKAIAHGCTIEDDVLIGMGAIVMDHAVVGTGCIIAAGAVVLENTQCEPGYLYAGIPARRIKPVTDEQRANLKRTADNYVLYASWLK